In Gimesia panareensis, the genomic window GTTAATTGAGGCCGTATATTGGCGAATCAGGCCTCAACTTGCAAGAGATAAACCGGTTTCTGGACAATTTCCCACTGTTTTTCAGGAGTTCCGGGGAAATCAGGGCTGTTTTTTCTCATTCGTGTCCAGATTGAGCTTCTTTTCCATCTGCGCGGCCATTTCAGGATCGTCTGGCAGGTAGACCCAGTAGGGGTTTCCTTTGGGGCGAAATTCCTGTTCCTGCTGACCGAACTGATCGCCTGGACGCCAGTATTGCTGAACCAGAACCTTTCTCAGAGTCAGCTCTTTGCCATCTGGGCCCTCAACTTTCTTGTATCCATTGGAAAGACCAGAGAACAGGATGGTGAAATAATCGGTATTGGGGTCGACACCAGTCCAGACACAGACACCGTAGATGGCATTTTCTGATTTTGCGTCGGCGGGAGTTTCCGGAGGGAGTTCACCAATAATGTCGACCGCGTTTTTAAATTCACGGCGTTCGCGCTGATTGATAATCGCTTCCGCTTCCGGCAGGATCTGATTGGGATAGATCGTCTGCTGGCCGTTATCGTTGGTAATCAGGGTGACCTCCGGCACAAACAGTGATGGTCCCAGCGGGGGAACTTCTGCATTCTGCGGGGTCAGATCTGAAGTGGTTCCCGGTCGTTCCAGAGGCCGTAATACGCATTTGTAAACCAGATACCAGACGAGGGTTTTCTCTTTTTTCCCCGTTTTGGGATTGGTCAGATCCATGCGAATCATACGCATGGGCTTGAATGTGGCGTCCAGAACCCAAAGCGATTTCTGAGCAGCCCGTTCTTCTCCCGTGGCCGTCAGATCGGCTTTGATGGTAAATCCACGTGTCAGCTTGTTTTGTTGAGCCTGCGCCTGAATGCCGCCTGTCAGCAAAACCAGACAGCTGCAGGCAAAAGTCGTCAGAGCAGATCGTTTCAGTAATTGACGCATGTAATAACCCCGAAGTTTCTCACGATGCATGGAACAGAGCATTAGGCTGATAGTATCAGTATATCGTCTCAACCCCGGAAAATCCCATAACGTCTTTACCAATTCGCCATAAAATCGCCCTGTTATCAGGCCATCCTCAGGCCAGGCAGGGTAACTATGTACAGAATCCTGATGGGTATTCGCGGTTGAAATGCGTTGAACGTGGGTTCGACTGCAGGCAGAATTGCGCAATCTACCTGGAATTGACTATATCAGTGCTCTGAAAGGAGGGTCAAGCTCTTGCTTTCCGTTCTGGATGAAATCACGGTAAATCCGCCTGATTATGCCAGTCGACCACAGCAAAACAGACCTGGTGGGACACCAGAACAGCAGTGTCCTCCCCCTCATCCCTCTAACCGGTATGACCTGTTATCAGGCGGCAATGCTCCCAACTGGTCAGTGCAGATCACGGCCGGTCAGTTTTTCTTCGATTTCATCCGCGTGGTGAGCGACTGCCATCACACTTTTGCGAATGTCTTCTGCGTCAACGGACGAACGGGGGAACGTATCCACCATGACAAATTTCGATTCCCCGTTGACCTCACGAATGGAGATGCCCCCATGAGAAAGCTCGGCGTTCAACCGGAGGGCTTCTTCGTAATACTCCGGCTGGGCATCACAACAGGTGCTGTAGATCAACAGCAGGCGTTCGTGCAGTTGATGTTCGCTGGGTTCAATGATCACGGTCTGTTTTCGGCGTTCCGATTGTTTGACTTCGAGAATGTACTGATGGCCGTTTCGTTTCCAGGACACCTTGCGATTATTGCCAAAGGCCTCGTGCAGCATCGCCTCGATATTCTGCACCTGTCCCAGGATGGCATTCAGGAACAGCGACGCCATGTACCCGTTCTGAAACCGGTTCGCCGGGCTCTTATCCAGCATCAAAGAGACGCATTCCGAGATTTCCAGTGGAATATCAGGCCGCAGGTCGCGCACACTGGGAGCAGGCTTCGAGACAACTTCCTGGATCAGGGCATTGAAGTTTTCGGCACGGTGAGGCAACTGTCCTGTGAGCAGGACAAAAAAGCAGACCCCCAGCGAATACACATCCGAGGTCGCGGTTGCCAGTCCTCCCTGAAACAGTTCCGGAGCCATATAGTTCGGAGTGCCGGCCAGATTGTGCTGGTGCGTTCCCCCTTCTTCAGCAGAAATCCGTTTGGCCAGTCCAAAGTCGGCAATTTTAGGAACCCCCGCGCCGCTTAAAAGAATGTTCTCCAGTTTCAAGTCCTGATGAATGATCCCCTTGGCGTGTGCCGTTCCCAGTCCAGAGGCGATCTGGGCGATCAGCGACGTAGCGTGCAGGGGAGTGAGTGGACCATCATCACGAATCACATGGCTCAACGCACGGCCGGTGATCAGTTCCATTTCCAGAAAGCGGTAGCCGCGTTCTTCGCCGATCGCATGCGCTGTAACGATATTGGGATGATTCAAAGTCGCGACGGCACGACCTTCATGGATAAATCGCTCAACGTATTCGGGATCACGGTCTGACAGATGCGGCAACAGAATCTTTAACGCACACTGGCGTCCCAGATCGCGATGGGTGGCCAGGTAAACCATGCCCATGCCTCCCCGGCCTAAAAGTGACTGGCAGCGATAGACGTGCAGATCAGTCCCTGCGATCGGATCGTCCTCTGCAGTCGCTGGTGATGCTGTTGAAACCCCCGGCTGCTCTACTTCCTGGATAACGATCGTTTCCTGTAAATCCGCAATCGAAACATCGTCCACATGCGCTCCGCAGACGGGACAGTGTTCCCGGCCTGCCTGCTGAAAGTAGGTGGAGTTACAGTTTGCACAATACTGCAACTGTCGCTGCTTTTGCTCGGCACCGGAATCGGATTCAGGTTGGGGTGACATATCAGAATTGAACTCGACCGAAAAAGGAATCTCTGCGGAAGATGATTTGTTCATGCTTGGGTCTGTGCTACTATCATATCGGGAATGGGACGAAATGCGACAACCAGTTCCTGCACAAAGGCAAGCCTGACGTGATGATTCGTTCCGGCCTGCCGATTATTTGGCAAGATTCCCGGATTTCCCTAAAAAATATAAATTCCTGCTTCGAAAATCCGACTATTAAGACATAGACTTATAAATACAGACCCCAGACACACTCAAGACAATATCACGCAAACTATTATCATATAATGAGTTATAAAACCAGACCCAGAGAACAGACTCCGGAGATGGTTCGCGCTCTTCCCCCCAGATTTAGAATACCTCCATGGCAGCTCCTGAAAACCCCCCGTCCGATGACACTGAACCAGAGGCTTTCCAGGCTGAAAATGCTCCGACAGACTCCTCTGATTCTCCTATCTTCGGTCCGCAGACTGATGAACTGGCTCTAGAGTTGGATCAGTTTCTGGACGATGCGCTACAGACGGCTCAACGGGAAGCCTCAGGAAACCACTCTGACCTGAGTTCCAGAAATGTATTGCCTCCTGGACCTGGATTGCTGGAGTCGGTCGCCTGGATGTTTGGCGTCTTCGGTGCCCATTTCCTGGGAATCATGCTCTTTCTGATCTGTGCGGTGATTTATTTAATCGCGACGTCCAGTGTCGGCCAGAATCCTGATACGGTTCGCAAAGGGATTACCTCTTTTGTCGAAACCCATCCCCTGGAAGCAGCGGGAGTCGAACAGGCGGTGTTCCTTCTGATTGGCCTGGTTGCCGTTGGTCTGCGTCTGGGAAAACGCCCGCTGGAGAAACTCAATCTGCAGCCCTTTGCGATGACAACGGGAATACTGCTGTTTATCTGCGTTCTGCCGCTGGCCCTGCTGTCAGGGGAGTTCTATCGCATTGCATTTGAAGGCTGGAGTCTCTTTGCCGATCAGATTCCCATTCTGCAGCGTTTCAATGAAATGCAGACGATGGAAATCGTAAAGGATATGGCGGAGAACAATTCACTGTGGTCGCTGGTCCTGGTCATCGCTGTCTTTCCTGCGATTGGGGAAGAACTCATATTTCGCGGCATGATTGGACGCGGTTTAATCGCCCGCTGGGGGCTGGTTCCCGGGATTGTGATCACGTCGATCATGTTCGGGATCGTGCACACTCATCCCGCGCATATCATCGCGGTGATCCCCCTGGGCATGTTCATGCATTATGTGTATTACGTGACCCGTAGTTTCTGGGCTCCCATCCTGGTCCACTTCATGAACAACGCCTTTGCCGTGACGATGGCGAAGATGGCCACCCAACTGCCCGAAAGCGCTGCCAGCCTGGGAGACGAAACTCAGCCGGTCCATCCGGTGATCCTGGTATCTGCGGCACTGTTCATGGTCGTGGTCTGTGTCCAGTTGTGGAATACGCGGGTGAAATATGTCACTTCCCAGGGCGAAGAATGGACTCCGGGATATACTTCGACAGAGAGGCCTCCCGCGAATGTTCCGGTCACCATGCAAAGAGAGAAGGCACCTGCAGTGATCTACGCAGCAGTGGCATTGCTGTTCCTCATTTTCATGGTGGCACTGGGGGCCTTCAGCCCGGGACAGGCCTGATCAGAGCGTCTTCAGGTACTCCAGCACCGCCCGCTTTTGTGACTCATCCAGTTCGTTGGGATAATTGTGCCCCGCAGCCGATTTACCGAATTTCGTCGTATCGAAGTAGCGTCGCTGTTCGACCGGCGAAAGTGGAGCCGGGAGCCGGGGAACGCTTTCGATCTCCAGCCCGACGCGGTTGACGTCGTAACCGTTCACGGTCCGTTTCCAGACCAAGGGGCGCGATTCCGGATGGAGCACATGCCAGAGCGTGGGAACCGAACCATTATGGAAATACGGCGCGGAAGCCCAGATCCCATTCAGGGGCGGGGCCACATAACCCGCGGGATCTTCCAGAACCGGATCCTTGCCATAGCGGGATAGCCAACTCTGATTCAAAGCAGCCCGGTAACTGGGAGGCAGGGCTTTATGACGCACCGGATCGGTTTTCAGCTCCGCCAGCGGCACGATCTTTTCGGGGTAGTCTGGATTGTCCCCATAGGTTCCGTGGCAGCGAGCACAGTGTGCTTCAAAGAGCGCACGACCTTTACCAGCCAACTGCTCATCAATGAGCCACTTGTAGCGGGGAGGCTCCAGTGATTCGATATAGGCCAGGATATCAGCGAAGTCGGCTTCCCACTGCTTGACCTGTTTTGCATTGTTGCGGGGAATCAGGATGAACTGCATCAGCACGCGGTGATTTTTGGTCATGAACGCGTCGGAATAGATTTTCTGTTTGCGTTTGACGTTCCACCAGGGCGGGGGATCCATGTCGTGGTGCAGCAGTTCCGGAATCGGGCGGCTCTTGTCGAAGTTCATATCGCCGTCCCGCAGTGAATCGAGGACAACACCGAAAATCACTGCATTCGTGGTGCCATGCGTCGTTCCCAGGGGAATCCCGACCGATGCCAGATCCAGATGGCTCAGTTTTTTCAACTGTTGCAGTTTGATTTTACTCACATCCTCGGTCAGGGTGTGCAGAGCGATGTGACTGTTGGGAGCACCGGGAATGACTTTGCCGTCCACCTTGCCGCTATGGCAGGCGAAGCAGTTCATGACCCATTTCTGTTCGTCAGTCACGACATAGCCGAGGGGATCTGATTTCGAACCGGGCTTCTGCATGATTCCGTAATAATCGAAAATCATCTGGCGACGTTCTGCCAGTGTGGCTGATTCGGCCTGCTTGCGCTGTTCTTCGGGCCAGACCTTCCAGAGATCGTCGAAGACGGCCTGATCGAAATCGGGAGGCAGATACGTTTTTCCGGTCAGCAACTGGTATCCCCGTTCCGCAGACGGTTCAGCCGCAGACAGCGTGCTGACAGCAATCGTAGCCGGTAACAGCATCGAAAATATAAAACAGAGTGTGCGCATCGTATATCAGATCAATCTCAGGAATCAAAAGTCTCAGGGACGAAACGGAAACAGGGTTTTGACGTTCTCACAGGTCAGGGGAGAGCCATACTCACAGGGTTCGAAGGCATCGATCAGCTGAATCTCATTGCCCCGTTGAGGGCCGTAGGTCTCGACGACCAGATCTCGATAACGGTCCGCCAGGGGGCCAATGCGGTCTTTCATTTTTCCACTCAACCAGACTTTCCGTTCCGCGTGATCGGCGGGAACCTCATCTTCGTAGAAGTGGTTGTAAGCCAGCCAGTCATAAAACTGGCTGCTGTGGCAATCGAGGGCGTCGATCACGCGATCCCAGACCGGTTCGATATCCACGACCACGGTCGGAGAAAACGGGTACGGGCGCGTAAAATGATCGGACAGGTAGGCGATCACCGGGTTCTCCCGCAGGGCAGGGACGTCGGGTACGATCGGCGGCACGGTCACCATATAGGCGGCATCGCACACCAGTTGCGACGTATATCGATGATCAGGGTGATAGTCGTTGGGGCGGTGCGTCAGGATCAGATCGGGCTGAAAATTGCGAATCAGCCGAATGATTTCAAAACGGGCTTCGATCGTCGGCTGCAGGTAACCATCACGGTTATTGAGCACTTCATATTCGATTCCCAGCGCCCGGCCGGCTGCGGCCGCTTCTGCGCGGCGAATTTCGGCTAATTCTTCGCCCGAGAGCCTTTGGTGCCCGGATTCGCCATTCGTGACGCTCACAAACTTCACGGCATGACCGGCCTGCTGATACAGGGCCGCGGTGCCCCCCGCTTTGATGTCACAATCGTCGGGATGAGCTCCAAATACCAGGATTCGCAATGTTTGATCAGCCATAGAGTTCTAAACCTTCACCGAATTATATAGAATATTGAGTGCTTGACGAGGAGATTTTTTCTTAAACAATATTACTAATGTTGTACAGCAAAGGTTTCAGATTCTCCAGCAAGTACGTCATGCTGAACTGTTGAACCTTGCACAATTCTGCTGTGTCCCCAGAGACACCCGTTTCTGCTCCCGAATTTCAAAGGATGTGAGTTCATGTCGTTGCCAACAGTCGATCCCGGTGAAGGTGTCTACGAAGATCCCCTTGATCTGATGGACGAGATCGATGCACTCAAAAAAGAAAAAGATGCAACCCTGCTGGCTCACTTCTACATCGATGGTGACATTCAGGATGTCGCTGATTTTACGGGAGACAGCCTCAAGCTCGCCCGCGACGCCGTCAATGTGACTACATCGACGATCGTTTTTTCCGGCGTGCACTTCATGGCGGAATCGACCAAAATCCTCAGCCCGGAAAAGAAAGTTTTGCTGCCGGACCTGAACGCAGGCTGTTC contains:
- a CDS encoding serine/threonine protein kinase; protein product: MSPQPESDSGAEQKQRQLQYCANCNSTYFQQAGREHCPVCGAHVDDVSIADLQETIVIQEVEQPGVSTASPATAEDDPIAGTDLHVYRCQSLLGRGGMGMVYLATHRDLGRQCALKILLPHLSDRDPEYVERFIHEGRAVATLNHPNIVTAHAIGEERGYRFLEMELITGRALSHVIRDDGPLTPLHATSLIAQIASGLGTAHAKGIIHQDLKLENILLSGAGVPKIADFGLAKRISAEEGGTHQHNLAGTPNYMAPELFQGGLATATSDVYSLGVCFFVLLTGQLPHRAENFNALIQEVVSKPAPSVRDLRPDIPLEISECVSLMLDKSPANRFQNGYMASLFLNAILGQVQNIEAMLHEAFGNNRKVSWKRNGHQYILEVKQSERRKQTVIIEPSEHQLHERLLLIYSTCCDAQPEYYEEALRLNAELSHGGISIREVNGESKFVMVDTFPRSSVDAEDIRKSVMAVAHHADEIEEKLTGRDLH
- a CDS encoding CPBP family intramembrane glutamic endopeptidase; amino-acid sequence: MAAPENPPSDDTEPEAFQAENAPTDSSDSPIFGPQTDELALELDQFLDDALQTAQREASGNHSDLSSRNVLPPGPGLLESVAWMFGVFGAHFLGIMLFLICAVIYLIATSSVGQNPDTVRKGITSFVETHPLEAAGVEQAVFLLIGLVAVGLRLGKRPLEKLNLQPFAMTTGILLFICVLPLALLSGEFYRIAFEGWSLFADQIPILQRFNEMQTMEIVKDMAENNSLWSLVLVIAVFPAIGEELIFRGMIGRGLIARWGLVPGIVITSIMFGIVHTHPAHIIAVIPLGMFMHYVYYVTRSFWAPILVHFMNNAFAVTMAKMATQLPESAASLGDETQPVHPVILVSAALFMVVVCVQLWNTRVKYVTSQGEEWTPGYTSTERPPANVPVTMQREKAPAVIYAAVALLFLIFMVALGAFSPGQA
- a CDS encoding c-type cytochrome — translated: MRTLCFIFSMLLPATIAVSTLSAAEPSAERGYQLLTGKTYLPPDFDQAVFDDLWKVWPEEQRKQAESATLAERRQMIFDYYGIMQKPGSKSDPLGYVVTDEQKWVMNCFACHSGKVDGKVIPGAPNSHIALHTLTEDVSKIKLQQLKKLSHLDLASVGIPLGTTHGTTNAVIFGVVLDSLRDGDMNFDKSRPIPELLHHDMDPPPWWNVKRKQKIYSDAFMTKNHRVLMQFILIPRNNAKQVKQWEADFADILAYIESLEPPRYKWLIDEQLAGKGRALFEAHCARCHGTYGDNPDYPEKIVPLAELKTDPVRHKALPPSYRAALNQSWLSRYGKDPVLEDPAGYVAPPLNGIWASAPYFHNGSVPTLWHVLHPESRPLVWKRTVNGYDVNRVGLEIESVPRLPAPLSPVEQRRYFDTTKFGKSAAGHNYPNELDESQKRAVLEYLKTL
- a CDS encoding PIG-L deacetylase family protein, which codes for MADQTLRILVFGAHPDDCDIKAGGTAALYQQAGHAVKFVSVTNGESGHQRLSGEELAEIRRAEAAAAGRALGIEYEVLNNRDGYLQPTIEARFEIIRLIRNFQPDLILTHRPNDYHPDHRYTSQLVCDAAYMVTVPPIVPDVPALRENPVIAYLSDHFTRPYPFSPTVVVDIEPVWDRVIDALDCHSSQFYDWLAYNHFYEDEVPADHAERKVWLSGKMKDRIGPLADRYRDLVVETYGPQRGNEIQLIDAFEPCEYGSPLTCENVKTLFPFRP